A region of the Centropristis striata isolate RG_2023a ecotype Rhode Island chromosome 20, C.striata_1.0, whole genome shotgun sequence genome:
CTGTCCTTTCAGCGGCACATTATTGGCCTGCTGGTAGTGGTGGGTGTGCTGTCTGTGGGCATCATCCTGCCCGTCAACTTCTCGGGAAACCTACTTGGTGAGTCCACTGGACTTTAATTCCGGGCGATCCTTGGAAATTTAGACAGTTACATTTTTGTCGCAGTTTTGCTGTCAGTGTTTGACAAGGTGAGGTTGCCTTGTCaccattattttcatcttttggGATTTTTCTTTTGTACTGTGGGGCATGCTTTCAAAAATGATCTGCAAGTGTGCAGGACTCTGGATGATTGGCTGATGATGTGTTGTtccactttttattattttttctacagAAAACAATGCCTATAGTTTTGGGCGAACCACTATAGCAAATTTGGATGCAAAGTGAGTAATTCTTATAATGTCATTTGATGCCTTATGCTGAGACTACACTTTGTAATACCGTCACTAAATCCTTTTTACTCTTTATTTCTTCAGTAATACACTACTGTGGCTGCACACCACCTTTGCATTTCTCTACCTGTTACTGACGGTGTACAGCATGCGACGGCACACCTCAAAGATGCACTACAAGGAGGATGACCTGGTGGGTGGCATGgtgtcagaaaaaaatgactgttttttacACTCCTTGTACACACATACTGTGGGTCTGAAATTTGTTGGTAATCTCTTCTATGTCTGTATTTTCCTGCAGGTGAAACGCACTTTATTTGTCAATAACATCTCCAAATATGCAGAGGAGAGTGAGATAAGGCAACACTTTGAGTAAGCACCCTTCACAGCTATTCTCTCCACAGTTAATATCTCACAATTCTTCAATCCGTCTGCTTAACTTGGTAACTGTTTTAAGGGGCATGAGAGCCATGCCTTTTCCTGTTAAAAGCAGCTGTCCATACGGCTCGGATCAGACAATGACAGGCCTATATGTGCAATAGTCCATAATAGAAACCAGATGAGAAGGGTCATGCAAGTCATGTGTCAAGATGGTTAGAGAATTAGGAGGGGTTTTTTGGCTCAACTGTTGCATTCATGCCTTTTTTGGGACTTGTTATTATGGTGTGATAGAGATATGTCATCCATTGTTAGTACattaatgtgtaactttaaatgtatccaGTCTTTGACTTTCTCCCTCCATGTAATTATTTTCATAGGCAGGCGTACGAAAACTGTGTTGTACTGGAAGCTCGTATCTGTTACAATGTGGCCAGGCTGATGTATCTCAACTCAGAAAGGTAACTGTTTTAATAAtagtttgtgagtgtgtgtgtttggcctttttatagcattttgGGATGAGCTTGGCTCCAGAACCTGAGCTTGTTTCAGTGAAGTAGTCCTTCTTCAGTCTGACACAGCTGATGTTTTGCATGCAGGAAGAAGACTGAGCGCAGCAAGAAATTCTTCCTTGACCTGCAGGCCAAGGAGCACATTACCACCATGATCAATCCAAAACCCTGCGGACACCTTTGCTGTTGCATCATCAAAGGCTGTGAGCAGGTCAGGCTGATATATTGAGCTTTATCTCAAACAATACACACGTGTTTACAAGCTGATAGTAACATTGTTACAGGGGAAGTTAAAGAAGGCATCTATTGGATTTTGCAGTCCACATTTAGATTAATGTGGACAATCTGAGCTGAGCTAGATAAAGATATAAGCAATGTAACATGCAGGTACCTGCTCCTGGAAAAGCCACCAAACCATTTATTTTCACATCATTAGTAAACCACATCCAAACATTGTAGCCCGTATTTTTGTTTTAGTCACAACACTCCTTGTGCTCATTGGTACATACTGTGGCTGTACTTTAAAGGGGATttagttttttacttgtatgttGGTTTTCTACCAGAACAacactacaataaaaacaaatagcaTATatattgcactgtaaaaaaaccccaaagtaACCCAGTATAATAAAGGAGGTGTGTActttttattcaattattaCATCTAAAAAGCAGAGCGGTAGTTTGAGTGgatatttatataataacattAGGAGATAATCTTACACTTTACCGTGCATATTAAGTGATATTCACTATTACTGCAAAtcagattaaactaaataaaaaaatattttccttttccttcACAGGAAGAAGCAGTGAGCTACTACACTAAGCTGGAGTCACAACTAAAAGATGACTacaggaaggagagagaaaaggttAACAGGAAGCCCTTAGGAATGGCCTTTGTCACCTTCCAGAATGAGGCCATAACTGCCATGTAAGTACAATTACATGTGGTAAAATGCGTATCTGTTGCACTGTGTCAAATTTTCTGATTATTTAGCTCTCGACATGCTGTAATGTCCGTACTTTGTGTGGATCGATGTTTCTTTTAAGAATCTTGAAAGACTTCAATGCCTGCAAGTGTCAGGGTTGTCACTGTCGTCGGGAGCCCAAGAGCTCTCAATTCAGCGGCaagctccacacacacaactggACTGTCGGCTACGCCCCTGATCCACAAAATGTCTACTGGTAAGAACATGTTTAGGTCACACATTTTGTCTGCAATCTGTTTTGAATAAACATTTCATTTGTTACATTACTGCACCCATTGAGAAGGGTGGATACATTTTGGCAGAATAAAAGTACTTGATGCAAATACCCAAAGGGAATTCTACAAACACAGACTTGTTGATGTGTAATGCTCTTACTGTTGGAATAATTATAATCTAGGAATAATTGGACTTCAGTTCACCTTAAGGAGTCTTTCTCACTCCAGATGAAAAGTTGGCTTTTGAGTTGCAGTGTCAGTTTACTGGCCAGCTGTGTCCATAACTGCGGGTTATCGCCCAGTGTCACTCTAACCGCTTCATGACCTTCATCCCACAGGGAGCATCTGTCAGTGGGAGGATTCTCCTGGTGGATCCGCTGCTTGATTATAAACCttgtcctcttcctcctcctcttcttcctcaccACCCCGGCCATCATCATCTCCACAATGGACAAGTTCAATGTTACCAAACCAGTGGAGTACCTTAATGTGAGTGTTTCATTCGTTCATTCATCTGAGTTAAAACCACAGAATTCACTTTTCATTACATGACACAACATGCCCTTGTCTCTCTGATCTGTCCTCCAGAATCCAATTATCACCCAGTTTTTCCCCACCCTCCTTCTGTGGTCCTTCTCTGCCTTACTTCCTACCATTGTCTACTACTCTGCCTTCTTCGAAGCCCACTGGACTCGGTATGGTTTACTGCAGTCAATAATCCAGCATATTCAGAGTCGTCCATTTTCCTGTtaagtgttttctgtgtgtattttaaacatgtaaatattttctttggCCTTCCAGGTCAGGAGAGAACAGGACTACGATGCATAAATGCTATACTTTCTTGATCTTTATGGTCCTGCTGCTGCCCTCCCTTGGACTCAGCAGGTATAGGGTGTTCTTGATTTCCGTCCTGCAACATAATGAAATGCAAAGCTATGtatcagttcatttttttgtcagccCAAATATCTGACCTcattccttcctttccttctaTCTTTGCAGTTTAGATGTTTTCTTCCGCTGGCTTTTTGACAAAAGATTCTTGGCAGATGCAAAAGTGAGATTTGAGTAAGTGTgattttatggattttttttatggaCATTTCAATATAACTATCTTGCACTTGGAGGAAAGCAAAACAGAATGTAATGTTCAAAAGTGGCAATTATGTCTTTGATACCCTAACCACCATGCAATAACTACAtcaaatgtataataaaaaataattttaaaaataaatatagtgataaaaacaaaaaaataagttaaaagaaaaaagataaaagtggAGGCTATCGGAAATggattcataaaataaaaaaaaataaaaaactttttgggTAGAGAGAGCTGTATTAAGCAAGAATGcgaacattttgtctttttctctttataGAACAGTAGAAATTGGATTTTCTCCTTAATGTGGTTAAGAAAGGGATTCCAtactttctaaaaataaaaaaaaataaaaagtctttgTGGAGCCCCATAatgagtattttattttctctaactGAAGTAAGTACAGTACATTTTTTGATCCAATGAGTAAAGTTAGTGGTTATGAATCTTTCCATGTAAGTAAAATCAGGCGTCTTGTGAGTAAGATGGCAAAAGTGATTAATTTAGCTTCAGTCTTACCAAGTATGTGAGGCTTTAATATCTTTGCACAGATCTGACTCCAAATCGGCCTCatttaatacattattatttaattgaacCGTTTAGCAATACCCCAACAAGATCTCAGATACACTAATTCTTTTGGAATTGGCTTCTGTAATAATGCATTTTCAAACTTCAATGTCTTAATTCAGGTCTGTACTGATgctgacttttctctgctctttaGGTGCGTGTTTCTTCCTGACAATGGAGCCTTCTTTGTGAACTATGTGATTGCGTCTGCATTCATTGGTAATGCCATGGACCTGCTGAGGATCCCTGGTCTACTTATGTACATGATCCGCCTCTGCCTGGCTCGctctgcagcagagaggaggaacgTAAAGAGGGTTAGTGTGTCACCTTCTTACCACGTTGACATCATTTATGGGTCCATGACCCATAAAGTAGAACACAATTGAATACAAAAGACATCTTTATTGCCTGCTCATGTGGAAAATTGCCTTTGGCTTCAAAGATGCATCCATACTCTTAAACCTACTTAAAAACTCCCCCTGCCTTGGGTTAGGATGCATGAGATGAAACGATTAATAGGAAATAGTGAGTCTAAAGATCAGGATGAAATTGCTGCAGTTAATacagttaataaaataaaaggattAATAGCATGATACAATTAATGCCTAATTGTTTCACAAGCCAATGATGAAGCTAAAAATCAGAAAGCCaacataataatacattggGATGTGCAATCATTTTAGGTTGGAAATGTTGTTTTCCTTAAGTTATTTCTTTAGATATTGAAATTGGAATTTTGGGATTTTCTTTAATATTCTGTGATTGTGTCTTCGTAGCACCAAGCCTATGAGTTCCAGTTCGGGGCAGCTTATGCCTGGATGATGTGTGTCTTTACTGTGGTAATGACCTACAGCATCACCTGCCCAATCATCGTCCCTTTTGGTGAGTTCTGCTGTCTATttcccctgctgctgctgttgctgctgctgcttcacatcaAGATGGAGTGCTTATTAAATTATTGCAGGAGAAACATACAGAGGGCAGGGAGCATTCAGAGGCTCAGTTCTGTATACAGAGGCTTATCAGCAGGCCTAATTGGATTAGTTCCACTAATGGCATTGTCTCCTTTCTCTGTGTAGGGCTGATGTACATGCTGCTGAAACACCTAGCAGACAGGTACAACATGTACTACGCATATCTGCCATCCAAACTTGACAAAAAGATCCATTCTGGAGCGGTCAATCAAGTGGTGGCTGCTCctattctctgtctcttttggcTTCTGTTCTTCTCCACGGTTCGCTCGGGTAAGATTAGGGCTCCACCTACTGGCCATTAATGTCTTTACACTGTCTGCCACTTAGACTGTCTGAAGCTTTATGAAGTAAAATCACCTGATAAACATCAAGTGTCCCCCCATTTTGTTTCCACCAGGTTTTAGAGCGGCTACATCCATGTTcacattcatagttttgatcaTCACAATCATTATCTGCCTCTCTCACGTCTGCTTCGGACACTTTAAATATCTCAGTGCTCACAACTACAAGGTAACAAGACTTTTATCCTTGCAttgtattcatgttttattaattcACCAGTATTTGAGAGCAGTATTATAATCAGCTGCTTGtgttaaatgcatgttttctgtcCTAGATTGACACCCAGGAGGTGGACGGGTTGGAGAATGGGCGTCCAGTGTGCGCGTCTGCCGCCAACAAGGCAGCAGTATGTATTCAgtcatgtttattttataacaATATGAGCCTCAAGATCAAACAATAGAAAGGATAGGAACAAGGATAGATATCCTGGCAAAGCTTGTAGGTGCTGAGCATGGGGAAGATGTCTGAAAAGATACGCCTTCAATACCAATgtgaaaactttatttattcaaagtGTAACAAAGTCAAACAGTTGTCGCTTAACAGATCATTGATCATTATGATtgggtggagaaaaaaaagagtgggCACCAACAGAAGAATATTGCTGGTGATTTTGGCACATTTCTTTTGGGCACTACCCACACATTTAGCTGTGTTGCTCATTCCACAAATGCACAATCCTTACAAGTTGTACCTCGTTGTataggtgactaatcaggctatCCAACATAAAAACAGTCTGTGCCACATTATGCAACTATGGGCTGAAAATGCAAAATTGCTATTGCTTAACATGCAGAAACATacctgactttgactttgaccaAAATGCTTTTGCTAGTAAAGAGTTATTTACTGTGTTGGTAGTGAATCCCACCCCACAAcatctttttgtcatttctgttgtttgctagcAGACAGAATTGACAAGTAAAAACCCTCACACAACACAAAATCAATGAAAAGCAAATAATCTGGTATTGGCAGGACTTAATTGTGCTCTGTAAAACCCAAACCAAATGGTCTGATGTTTTCTTCTCAACCTCAACaacatttgttttataaaaagcacagttgtcttttttttaaaacttaaatgctatttaaatgttagcttctggtttttgtcttttatcttGTCAATCTGTTCCTTAATAATAGCCTTGGACTGTACATATTCATTTTCTCCTGCAAAACCAACTGTAAGGCAAACTCCTGGTCAGAGCATATTGTCCTGTGACTGAGAATGGGTATCAGActctctatttcctcttttattttctcCCCTACAGCAAATGTACATCGCTGAGGTACTTCAAGACCCAAATTCAGAGGAGGCCGGTTCAGGCAGTGGTGAGGATGACGGCCAGGGGTCCTCGCAGGACGAGGAAATAATCAATGTGGAAAATGGCCTGAATGAGGACTTCCAGTCTGGTGAGGACAGCCTCATTGATAATGAAGTGAGGCACTGAtactgaacagaaaaaaacaccccCCTCAATTTTAACTTGAGGAGTGCACTGAATATGTGAATTACACTACGAACTGAACCAACAGTTCTCCAAAGCATCTCAACCTCCATCGAGGGATTTTACACTAACACAAGCACACTGTCTACTAAGGATTGAATGGATTGTTGCTCAAGGATTCCTGCGTTCCCTTCACTGGATCTCACCACCCCACATCTTCTGTCTGTGTACCTGAAGAGGGAATCTACTCTGACAATGCATTTCCCTTCTGCCCCGATATAGCTGAGGCACACCCCGAAACACTGCACACGGACCCATGAAAGAAAGACACTAATGCACAAATGAGAATAGTTTGCCTTGTTTTGTAAGGGGAACAATATTCTGTCTGTATTTCCTTAACATTATTGCACTTGAAAGAGAGGACCTGTCCTATAAGCTCAAGTTTCAGTAAGGTACTGTAGTACAGCATGCCTTCGAGTTCTAATGGTGGAGGGCTTTTCCTGTAATATTTGCAAGTGTCTCTGATTGTCTGCACTAAATGCTTCCCCTAAataagagagaggagacaagatgAGTTTTTCACCAGACAGCTCAGCCTGTGCAGATGTGATGTTCTCAAAACGGTTCTTCCAATTCCAAAAGCCTTTAAAAGaaggaaagacag
Encoded here:
- the LOC131993526 gene encoding CSC1-like protein 2 isoform X2, which produces MLRLLILIMALWGAQGCSNPESCVTQPPNSTSRAYCFSARILSTVLQGLPFGGVPTVLALDFMCFLGLLVVFSFLRKVAWDYGRLALVTDADSVASALTSDTPERYERLTSVSSSVDIDQRDTGFCSWLTAIFRIKDEEIREKCGEDAVHYLSFQRHIIGLLVVVGVLSVGIILPVNFSGNLLENNAYSFGRTTIANLDANNTLLWLHTTFAFLYLLLTVYSMRRHTSKMHYKEDDLVKRTLFVNNISKYAEESEIRQHFEQAYENCVVLEARICYNVARLMYLNSERKKTERSKKFFLDLQAKEHITTMINPKPCGHLCCCIIKGCEQEEAVSYYTKLESQLKDDYRKEREKVNRKPLGMAFVTFQNEAITAIILKDFNACKCQGCHCRREPKSSQFSGKLHTHNWTVGYAPDPQNVYWEHLSVGGFSWWIRCLIINLVLFLLLFFLTTPAIIISTMDKFNVTKPVEYLNNPIITQFFPTLLLWSFSALLPTIVYYSAFFEAHWTRSGENRTTMHKCYTFLIFMVLLLPSLGLSSLDVFFRWLFDKRFLADAKVRFECVFLPDNGAFFVNYVIASAFIGNAMDLLRIPGLLMYMIRLCLARSAAERRNVKRHQAYEFQFGAAYAWMMCVFTVVMTYSITCPIIVPFGLMYMLLKHLADRYNMYYAYLPSKLDKKIHSGAVNQVVAAPILCLFWLLFFSTVRSGFRAATSMFTFIVLIITIIICLSHVCFGHFKYLSAHNYKIDTQEVDGLENGRPVCASAANKAAQMYIAEVLQDPNSEEAGSGSGEDDGQGSSQDEEIINVENGLNEDFQSGEDSLIDNEVRH
- the LOC131993526 gene encoding CSC1-like protein 2 isoform X1, translating into MLRLLILIMALWGAQGCSNPESCVTQPPNSTSRAYCFSARILSTVLQGLPFGGVPTVLALDFMCFLGLLVVFSFLRKVAWDYGRLALVTDADRRMDQRYSRLDDREYVASALTSDTPERYERLTSVSSSVDIDQRDTGFCSWLTAIFRIKDEEIREKCGEDAVHYLSFQRHIIGLLVVVGVLSVGIILPVNFSGNLLENNAYSFGRTTIANLDANNTLLWLHTTFAFLYLLLTVYSMRRHTSKMHYKEDDLVKRTLFVNNISKYAEESEIRQHFEQAYENCVVLEARICYNVARLMYLNSERKKTERSKKFFLDLQAKEHITTMINPKPCGHLCCCIIKGCEQEEAVSYYTKLESQLKDDYRKEREKVNRKPLGMAFVTFQNEAITAIILKDFNACKCQGCHCRREPKSSQFSGKLHTHNWTVGYAPDPQNVYWEHLSVGGFSWWIRCLIINLVLFLLLFFLTTPAIIISTMDKFNVTKPVEYLNNPIITQFFPTLLLWSFSALLPTIVYYSAFFEAHWTRSGENRTTMHKCYTFLIFMVLLLPSLGLSSLDVFFRWLFDKRFLADAKVRFECVFLPDNGAFFVNYVIASAFIGNAMDLLRIPGLLMYMIRLCLARSAAERRNVKRHQAYEFQFGAAYAWMMCVFTVVMTYSITCPIIVPFGLMYMLLKHLADRYNMYYAYLPSKLDKKIHSGAVNQVVAAPILCLFWLLFFSTVRSGFRAATSMFTFIVLIITIIICLSHVCFGHFKYLSAHNYKIDTQEVDGLENGRPVCASAANKAAQMYIAEVLQDPNSEEAGSGSGEDDGQGSSQDEEIINVENGLNEDFQSGEDSLIDNEVRH